One part of the Malus sylvestris chromosome 2, drMalSylv7.2, whole genome shotgun sequence genome encodes these proteins:
- the LOC126585292 gene encoding rust resistance kinase Lr10-like isoform X1, which produces MQQQQLNISWVRIFSITLLTLLGTTQNAYACEKSKCGDHGEAIHILFRRGHPCSPTSDCHANEGDYGQEHRVVVVKFLVKRIDYKHQEVQVYQPRNCLLLKPLEVDNINISLPASQFYFQESMPSNATLFHCPAEREFYSTKVPCISGPGYRVYAIESSYETMECPFLESCTKMYDVLSIPDTAYGYNGTYLKWKRPNCTECEAEGNNCRIKYNHTNTEIQCVRLSKPSVTRKFAAVGTTLGSFVVLLLVVAAYRVYSSNRKEKEIQLRIETFLEDYNAHKPSRYSYADIQRITNQFRDKLGQGAYGTVFKGKLSSECFVAVKVLNSSNGNGEDFIKEVGMMGSIHHVNVVRLVGFCADGFNRALVYEFFANGSLHDFISSADNNNRFLGWDKLQDIALAVAKGIYYLHQECEQRILHFDIKPHNVLLDDNFTPKISDFGLAKLCSKDQSIVSMTTTRGTMGYIAPEVFSRNFGNVSYKSDVYSFGMLLLEMVGGRKNIDSTSAIPTEIYYPEWIYNLLEEGDDLRIHLGEEGDGKTPKKLAIVGLWCIQWHPAGRPSMKEVVQMLEGGENLTMPPNPFASTSPARTNATTPARNQNSQLEAIAELE; this is translated from the exons ATGCAGCAGCAACAGCTCAATATCTCTTGGGTTCGCATATTCTCAATTACTTTGTTAACATTGCTCGGAACAACCCAGAATGCCTATGCTTGTGAAAAATCCAAATGCGGGGATCATGGCGAGGCCATCCATATTCTGTTTCGCCGTGGACATCCCTGTAGTCCGACATCTGATTGCCATGCGAATGAGGGTGACTACGGACAGGAGCACCGAGTGGTAGTGGTGAAATTCTTGGTGAAACGCATAGATTACAAGCATCAGGAAGTCCAAGTCTATCAACCGCGTAATTGCCTGCTGTTAAAGCCTTTAGAAGTTGATAACATCAACATCTCACTGCCAGCCTCTCAGTTCTACTTCCAAGAATCCATGCCTTCCAACGCTACCTTATTCCACTGCCCTGCTGAAAGAGAGTTCTACAGTACTAAAGTCCCCTGCATTAGTGGCCCTGGCTACAGAGTTTATGCCATTGAATCTTCCTACGAAACTATGGAGTGTCCGTTCCTAGAGTCGTGTACAAAGATGTACGATGTTTTGTCGATTCCAGATACCGCTTATGGTTATAACGGTACTTATTTGAAATGGAAGAGACCAAATTGTACAGAGTGTGAGGCAGAGGGCAACAACTGTCGAATCAAGTACAATCACACCAACACTGAAATTCAATGTGTTCGCTTGAGCAAACCta GTGTAACAAGGAAATTTGCAGCCGTAG GTACAACCCTGGGATCATTTGTTGTATTACTACTGGTCGTTGCAGCCTATCGTGTCTATAGCTCTAATCGAAAAGAAAAGGAGATTCAATTGAGGATTGAAACGTTTTTAGAAGACTACAACGCTCACAAACCAAGCAGGTACTCCTACGCAGATATTCAGAGGATCACAAACCAATTCCGGGACAAGTTAGGCCAAGGAGCCTATGGAACTGTTTTCAAAGGAAAACTTTCTTCTGAATGCTTTGTTGCTGTTAAAGTTCTCAATAGTTCCAACGGAAATGGGGAAGATTTCATAAAGGAAGTTGGAATGATGGGAAGTATCCACCATGTCAACGTGGTTCGTTTGGTTGGTTTCTGTGCTGATGGGTTTAACAGAGCTCTCGTTTATGAGTTCTTCGCCAATGGTTCACTGCACGATTTCATTTCATCGGCAGACAATAACAATCGTTTCCTTGGTTGGGACAAGTTGCAAGATATTGCTCTTGCTGTAGCCAAGGGAATTTATTATCTTCATCAGGAATGTGAGCAACGAATCCTCCATTTCGACATCAAGCCTCATAATGTTTTATTAGACGACAATTTCACTCCAAAAATTTCTGATTTTGGTTTGGCCAAGTTGTGTTCTAAGGATCAAAGCATAGTGTCCATGACTACAACTAGAGGGACTATGGGCTACATTGCACCTGAAGTGTTCTCCAGGAACTTTGGAAATGTGTCCTATAAGTCGGACGTCTATAGTTTTGGAATGTTGCTGCTTGAGATGGTAGGGGGAAGGAAGAATATTGATTCAACCTCAGCAATCCCAACTGAAATTTACTATCCAGAATGGATCTATAATCTCCTAGAAGAAGGAGACGACCTACGAATCCATCTTGGGGAGGAAGGAGATGGTAAAACTCCAAAGAAACTCGCAATTGTAGGGCTCTGGTGCATCCAGTGGCACCCAGCGGGTCGTCCTTCCATGAAAGAAGTTGTTCAAATGCTGGAAGGAGGAGAAAACTTAACCATGCCTCCCAATCCTTTTGCATCTACAAGTCCTGCACGAACAAATGCAACTACACCTGCAAGAAATCAAAACAGTCAGTTAGAAGCTATTGCTGAATTAGAGTAA
- the LOC126585292 gene encoding rust resistance kinase Lr10-like isoform X2 has protein sequence MQQQQLNISWVRIFSITLLTLLGTTQNAYACEKSKCGDHGEAIHILFRRGHPCSPTSDCHANEGDYGQEHRVVVVKFLVKRIDYKHQEVQVYQPRNCLLLKPLEVDNINISLPASQFYFQESMPSNATLFHCPAEREFYSTKVPCISGPGYRVYAIESSYETMECPFLESCTKMYDVLSIPDTAYGYNGTYLKWKRPNCTECEAEGNNCRIKYNHTNTEIQCVRLSKPSTTLGSFVVLLLVVAAYRVYSSNRKEKEIQLRIETFLEDYNAHKPSRYSYADIQRITNQFRDKLGQGAYGTVFKGKLSSECFVAVKVLNSSNGNGEDFIKEVGMMGSIHHVNVVRLVGFCADGFNRALVYEFFANGSLHDFISSADNNNRFLGWDKLQDIALAVAKGIYYLHQECEQRILHFDIKPHNVLLDDNFTPKISDFGLAKLCSKDQSIVSMTTTRGTMGYIAPEVFSRNFGNVSYKSDVYSFGMLLLEMVGGRKNIDSTSAIPTEIYYPEWIYNLLEEGDDLRIHLGEEGDGKTPKKLAIVGLWCIQWHPAGRPSMKEVVQMLEGGENLTMPPNPFASTSPARTNATTPARNQNSQLEAIAELE, from the exons ATGCAGCAGCAACAGCTCAATATCTCTTGGGTTCGCATATTCTCAATTACTTTGTTAACATTGCTCGGAACAACCCAGAATGCCTATGCTTGTGAAAAATCCAAATGCGGGGATCATGGCGAGGCCATCCATATTCTGTTTCGCCGTGGACATCCCTGTAGTCCGACATCTGATTGCCATGCGAATGAGGGTGACTACGGACAGGAGCACCGAGTGGTAGTGGTGAAATTCTTGGTGAAACGCATAGATTACAAGCATCAGGAAGTCCAAGTCTATCAACCGCGTAATTGCCTGCTGTTAAAGCCTTTAGAAGTTGATAACATCAACATCTCACTGCCAGCCTCTCAGTTCTACTTCCAAGAATCCATGCCTTCCAACGCTACCTTATTCCACTGCCCTGCTGAAAGAGAGTTCTACAGTACTAAAGTCCCCTGCATTAGTGGCCCTGGCTACAGAGTTTATGCCATTGAATCTTCCTACGAAACTATGGAGTGTCCGTTCCTAGAGTCGTGTACAAAGATGTACGATGTTTTGTCGATTCCAGATACCGCTTATGGTTATAACGGTACTTATTTGAAATGGAAGAGACCAAATTGTACAGAGTGTGAGGCAGAGGGCAACAACTGTCGAATCAAGTACAATCACACCAACACTGAAATTCAATGTGTTCGCTTGAGCAAACCta GTACAACCCTGGGATCATTTGTTGTATTACTACTGGTCGTTGCAGCCTATCGTGTCTATAGCTCTAATCGAAAAGAAAAGGAGATTCAATTGAGGATTGAAACGTTTTTAGAAGACTACAACGCTCACAAACCAAGCAGGTACTCCTACGCAGATATTCAGAGGATCACAAACCAATTCCGGGACAAGTTAGGCCAAGGAGCCTATGGAACTGTTTTCAAAGGAAAACTTTCTTCTGAATGCTTTGTTGCTGTTAAAGTTCTCAATAGTTCCAACGGAAATGGGGAAGATTTCATAAAGGAAGTTGGAATGATGGGAAGTATCCACCATGTCAACGTGGTTCGTTTGGTTGGTTTCTGTGCTGATGGGTTTAACAGAGCTCTCGTTTATGAGTTCTTCGCCAATGGTTCACTGCACGATTTCATTTCATCGGCAGACAATAACAATCGTTTCCTTGGTTGGGACAAGTTGCAAGATATTGCTCTTGCTGTAGCCAAGGGAATTTATTATCTTCATCAGGAATGTGAGCAACGAATCCTCCATTTCGACATCAAGCCTCATAATGTTTTATTAGACGACAATTTCACTCCAAAAATTTCTGATTTTGGTTTGGCCAAGTTGTGTTCTAAGGATCAAAGCATAGTGTCCATGACTACAACTAGAGGGACTATGGGCTACATTGCACCTGAAGTGTTCTCCAGGAACTTTGGAAATGTGTCCTATAAGTCGGACGTCTATAGTTTTGGAATGTTGCTGCTTGAGATGGTAGGGGGAAGGAAGAATATTGATTCAACCTCAGCAATCCCAACTGAAATTTACTATCCAGAATGGATCTATAATCTCCTAGAAGAAGGAGACGACCTACGAATCCATCTTGGGGAGGAAGGAGATGGTAAAACTCCAAAGAAACTCGCAATTGTAGGGCTCTGGTGCATCCAGTGGCACCCAGCGGGTCGTCCTTCCATGAAAGAAGTTGTTCAAATGCTGGAAGGAGGAGAAAACTTAACCATGCCTCCCAATCCTTTTGCATCTACAAGTCCTGCACGAACAAATGCAACTACACCTGCAAGAAATCAAAACAGTCAGTTAGAAGCTATTGCTGAATTAGAGTAA
- the LOC126585224 gene encoding LEAF RUST 10 DISEASE-RESISTANCE LOCUS RECEPTOR-LIKE PROTEIN KINASE-like 2.1, whose translation MGMSGRSSSSSSSSLSMRFLIAAFIVFSLSPQTICNATRLKCTSSCGHIRNIRYPFCRDLGFTLSCENNKTILNTPYGDYYVQAINYHNQTIRLVDPGLDKSNCSSLPLHSLSLLSWYYFQIPKTPGNCTASSTDSSAICTEIGTTNLTFLKCPRPMNSSLYVDAAPCFPLESASTSSSSMSSSQPKSYGYVKIGHLEVGQMKDGCSIERTTYAHLFDGYNSSYKSIHNSLVNGFELQYARDGPSYCGGQQRWDDKCYPNSGPGFFRYLLVYTWWMIKYLLQPWLILRYFVLIVGAKFLLGAPFVTAFLIYTWKRRHLSMYNSIEEFLHGEKNLVPIRYSYSNIKKMSNKFKEKLGEGGYGSVFKARLRSGRFGAIKMLDKPKGNGQDFISEVNTIGRIHHVNVVQLVGYCVEGSKHALVYDFMLNGSLDKYIYCKEGSIPLSCKTTYKIALGVARGIKYLHEDCDMQILHFDIKPHNILLDENFIPKISDFGLAKLYPVDNSIVSLTAARGTMGYMAPELFYKNIGGVSFKADVYSFGKLLMEMASRRKNLNALAEHSSQLYFPSWVYNQYNEGKDFEVGEVVEEEKPLIRKMIITALWCIQLKPSDRPSMKEVLQMLEGDVELLRMPPEPLLYPQERPVGAPNDNLNPTYSKVELTSSLTGR comes from the exons ATGGGAATGAGTGGaaggtcctcctcctcctcctcctcctccttgtcGATGCGGTTTTTAATTGCAGCTTTTATTGTTTTTAGCTTATCCCCTCAAACCATTTGTAACGCCACCCGGCTAAAGTGTACCTCTTCCTGCGGCCATATCCGCAATATACGCTACCCTTTTTGCCGCGACTTAGGATTCACTCTGTCTTGTGAGAACAACAAAACCATACTAAACACACCTTATGGCGATTACTACGTACAGGCAATCAACTACCATAACCAAACAATCCGACTTGTCGATCCGGGCCTTGACAAGAGCAATTGCTCCTCCCTTCCTCTTCATTCTCTGTCTCTTCTTTCTTGGTATTATTTCCAAATTCCAAAGACACCTGGGAATTGTACAGCATCATCAACAGATTCATCAGCGATATGTACGGAAATTGGCACAACAAATTTAACATTTTTGAAGTGTCCGCGTCCAATGAATTCATCTCTTTACGTGGACGCTGCTCCATGTTTTCCTCTTGAATCTGCTTCTACTTCATCTTCGTCGATGTCGTCATCCCAACCAAAATCGTATGGCTATGTCAAGATTGGACATTTAGAGGTAGGGCAGATGAAGGACGGTTGCAGCATAGAGCGAACGACTTATGCCCACTTGTTCGACGGGTACAACTCTTCTTATAAATCCATACACAATTCTCTGGTTAATGGATTTGAGCTTCAATATGCCCGTGATGGTCCCTCTTACTGCGGAGGCCAACAGAGGTGGGATGACAAGTGTTATCCGAACAGCGGTCCAG GTTTTTTTCGATATCTATTGGTGTATACATGGTGGATGATTAAAT ATCTTCTACAGCCCTGGCTCATACTCAGATATTTCG TACTAATTGTCGGGGCAAAATTTCTACTTGGGGCACCATTCGTGACTGCGTTTTTGATCTATACATGGAAAAGAAGACATTTGTCAATGTACAACTCCATAGAAGAATTTTTGCATGGTGAAAAGAATTTAGTGCCAATAAGGTACTCGTACTCGAACATCAAGAAGATGTCtaacaaatttaaagaaaaacttgGTGAAGGAGGGTATGGATCAGTATTCAAAGCAAGGTTACGGAGTGGACGTTTTGGGGCAATTAAGATGTTGGATAAGCCCAAAGGTAATGGACAAGATTTCATCAGCGAGGTAAATACTATTGGGAGGATTCACCATGTTAATGTGGTTCAGCTTGTTGGTTATTGTGTTGAAGGATCGAAGCATGCTTTGGTATATGATTTCATGCTCAACGGATCTCTTGATAAATACATTTATTGCAAAGAAGGAAGTATCCCATTAAGTTGCAAGACAACGTACAAGATTGCACTTGGAGTGGCCCGAGGGATCAAATATCTACATGAAGATTGTGACATGCAAATATTACATTTTGACATCAAGCCTCACAACATTCTTCTTGACGAGAATTTCATACCGAAGATTTCTGACTTTGGGCTTGCAAAATTGTACCCGGTGGATAATAGTATTGTATCTCTAACAGCAGCAAGGGGTACAATGGGATACATGGCTCCTGAGCTATTCTACAAGAATATTGGCGGTGTTTCGTTTAAAGCCGATGTTTATAGTTTTGGAAAGTTGTTGATGGAAATGGCAAGCCGAAGGAAGAATTTGAATGCATTGGCAGAGCATTCAAGCCAACTTTACTTCCCGTCATGGGTTTACAATCAATATAATGAAGGAAAGGACTTCGAGGTGGGAGAAGTTGTAGAGGAGGAAAAACCATTAATAAGAAAAATGATTATAACCGCCTTGTGGTGTATACAATTGAAGCCAAGCGATCGACCTTCAATGAAGGAAGTCCTACAGATGCTCGAGGGAGATGTTGAATTACTTCGAATGCCTCCAGAGCCTCTTCTATATCCACAAGAGAGGCCCGTAGGTGCTCCTAATGATAATCTGAATCCAACATATTCCAAG